In Capsicum annuum cultivar UCD-10X-F1 chromosome 11, UCD10Xv1.1, whole genome shotgun sequence, one genomic interval encodes:
- the LOC107848061 gene encoding probable beta-1,4-xylosyltransferase IRX9H encodes MASIRRALSPVPHPGDRTNGETCFVSSPLSKSPLSSQSYPPPARLMCSYFGSLDYAFYKVWTSVLGLLSQRSSRLSDSSKLKGQIWRRALLQFFVCFVVGAFIGLTPFVSLNLSPNIVSKRQAFSVEVLRPYENDHLFDDVSRNMTSTLNSSAFPDNSTSEPKLVYSEVKDEIAGNASVNPLLDQELIESKKLLIIVTPTEAHSFQAYYLNRLAHILKLVPPPLLWLVVEMDSQLIETADILRRTGVMYRHLVCKKNSTEENDKSVHLRNMALTHIETHRLDGIVYFADDSNLYYLDVFEQMRKISRFGTWVVARLAENNRKVILQGPICNGSHVVGWHTDEMAKRSQRFYAEISGFAFNSTVLWDPKRWNRSTIEPIRHLDIVNGGFQVSTFIEQVVEDESQMEGFPVHCSRIMVWQFNAGNIAACEDVDIESASAA; translated from the exons ATGGCTTCAATTAGAAGAGCGTTGTCCCCAGTACCTCATCCGGGAGATAGAACTAACGGGGAAACATGTTTTGTTTCCTCACCTCTGTCCAAGTCCCCGTTGAGTAGCCAAAGTTATCCACCGCCTGCAAGGCTGATGTGTTCTTATTTTGGTTCACTGGATTATGCATTCTACAAAGTTTGGACATCTGTACTTGGTCTTTTGTCGCAAAGATCATCTAGGCTTTCGGATAGTTCAAAGTTAAAGGGCCAAATTTGGAGGAGAGCACTTCTCCAATTCTTTGTGTGCTTTGTTGTTGGAGCTTTTATTGGCCTCACTCCATTTGTTTCTCTGAATTTGTCTCCAAATATAGTGTCTAAACGTCAAGCTTTCTCTGTTGAAGTCCTCCGCCCTTATGAAAATGACCACTTATTTGATGATGTGTCTAGAAACATGACATCAACTTTAAATAGTTCAGCTTTCCCGGATAATTCTACTTCAGAGCCTAAGTTAGTATACAGTGAAGTGAAAGATGAAATTGCTGGAAATGCCTCCGTTAACCCGTTACTTGATCAAGAACTTATAGAGTCCAAAAAACTTTTGATCATTGTGACACCAACAGAAGCCCATTCATTTCAAGCTTACTATCTTAACCGCTTGGCCCACATATTAAAATTAGTTCCGCCTCCTTTGTTGTGGCTAGTGGTTGAGATGGACTCCCAATTAATCGAGACAGCTGATATATTGAGGAGAACTGGGGTTATGTACAGGCATCTCGTATGCAAGAAGAACTCAactgaagaaaatgataaaagtGTGCATCTAAGGAATATGGCACTAACCCACATTGAAACGCATCGTCTTGATGGGATTGTTTACTTTGCAGATGATTCCAACCTATATTACCTAGATGTCTTTGAACAAATGAGAAAGATCAG CCGGTTCGGGACATGGGTTGTGGCAAGACTAGCTGAAAATAATAGGAAAGTTATCTTgcagggtccaatctgtaatggCTCTCATGTTGTAGGTTGGCATACAGATGAAATGGCGAAAAGATCCCAGAGATTTTATGCTGAAATATCAGGATTTGCATTCAATAGTACAGTACTTTGGGATCCAAAGAGGTGGAACCGATCAACAATAGAGCCCATTAGACATCTTGATATAGTTAACGGTGGCTTCCAG GTGAGCACATTTATTGAACAAGTTGTGGAAGATGAAAGCCAAATGGAAGGCTTTCCAGTACACTGCTCAAGAATTATGGTATGGCAATTCAATGCAGGCAATATTGCTGCTTGTGAAGATGTCGATATAGAGAGCGCTTCTGCAGCGTAA